GTGGTGGCGGAGTTCTCCGGCGCCCAGAACGGCCTCGGCTACCTCATCCAGTTCGCCTCGACGCAACTGGACACCCCGCTCATGTTTGCGGCCCTGACCCTCGTGTCCCTGCTCGGCCTGATCCTCTATTACGGGATGTCGCTGCTCGAGTTCCTGCTCCGCAAGCGATTCCCGCACATCACGGCCGACACCACCCGTTGAATCCGGCTTGGCATTCTCTCCTGCACTAGGAGCCCATCATGTTCCCCTCCGGAAAGAAAATCAGGAAGAGTAGGAAAACCGTCGCCGGTATCGCGGGCGCGACGACAGCGGCACTTCTTCTCGCCGCCTGCGGCGGCGACTCGGGAGGCGACTCCGCCGACGGCGGACTCGACAAGGTCACCATCCAGCTCGACTACCAACTCCGCGGCAACCACGGCATGTTCTACGTCGCCGACAAGCTCGGCTACTTCAAGGACGAGGGCATCGACGTCGACACCATCAAGACCGGCACCGGCTCGCCCGACGCGCTGCGCATCGTCGGCACCGGAGGCGCCGACTTCGGCTTCGCCGACCTGCCGTCGCTCGTCACCGCGCGCTCCCAGGAGGTGCCCGTCACCACCCTGGCGGCGGTCAACCAGACCTCGCCGCTGGCGATGTGCACGGTGAAGGACGAGAACAAGCTGACGTCGATCGACGACCTGAAGGGCATGACGGTCGGCATCCACGCCGCCGGCTCCACCTTCCTCTTCTATCAGGCGCTGCTCGGGGACAACGGCCTCGACCGCGGGGACCTCAAGGAGGTCAGCGTCACCCCGCCGTACGAGAACTACCTGATCCAGGGCAAGGTCGACACCGTCCCCTGCTACATCGACGCCGAGGTGCCGCAACTGGAGGACGCCGCCGGCGGCGAGGGCTCCCTCGACGTCCTGCTCGGCTCCGACTACGGCTATGAGGCGTACGGCTCCGGCCTCTTCACCAGCGACGACATGGTCAAGAACGACCCCGGCCTGGTGCAGCGCTTCACCAACGCCTACATCAAGGCGTTCGGCTACGTGATGGAGAACCCGGACAAGACCGCCCAGATCCTCGCCGAGTCCTCCCCGGAGACCCGCGACAAGGCCGACCTGTTCGAGCGGCAGATCCAGGCGGACATCGACCACACCTTCACCAGCGCCGTCACCGAGAAGCACGGCCTGGGCGCCATGGACAAGCAGGCGTGGCAGGCGACCATCGACGCCCTCGCCGACCAGGACGTGCTCAAGGGCAGCCCGCCCAGCGTCGCGGACGTCCACCAGGAGAAGTTCGTCGAGAAGGCCGCGAAGACCGGCGCCGGATCCGGTGCCGGGAACGACGCCGGCAACTGAAGGCGCGGCCGGCCGCCCCCGGGCGGCCGGCACGACGAGTGAGAGCGGAGCTATGGAAACCACGGTTGACAGGCGGAAGCGCCACGCGGAGGTGTCCGGCGCCGGGTTCGCGGGGCTGACCGCCGCCGCGGCGCTCGCCCGGTGCGGGTGGTCGGTGCGGGTGCACGAGAAGGGGGCGGAGCTGCGCGAGCAGGGGGCGGGCATCGTCCTGTGGCACAACAGCCTCAAGGTGCTGAAGGCCATCGGCGCATACGAGGCGGTGATGGCCGACTCGATGACACCCCCGCACTACGAGACCCGCTTCCAGCACGCCAGCGTCTCCCACGAGGACTTCGGCGGCCTGCCCTGGCGCACCATGACCCGGCCCTACCTGCACAAGTGCCTGCTGGACGCCGCGCTCGCGGCCGGCGTGGAGATCCGCACCGGCTCCGAGGTGGTCGCCGCGGACCCGCGCGGCCGGCTCACCCTCGCCTCCGGCGAGACGCTCTACGCCGACCTCGTCGTCGGCGCCGACGGGGTGAAGTCGAAGGTCCGCGACTCCATAGGCTTCGAGCAGGAGCGCTGGAAGTCCCGCGACGGGATCACCCGGTTCCTCGTGCCGCGCCACAAGGCCGAACTCGGCCCCGGCGAGTGGGACAACGTCATCGACTTCTGGAACCTCGAACCCCGTTACCTGCGGGTGCTCTACGTGCCCTGCAACGACCGCGAGCTGTACCTCGCCCTCGGCGCGCCCCGCGCCGACGAACAGGGCAGCCGCACCCCCATCGACCTGGACCTGTGGACGTCGGCCTACCCCGAGCTGACCCCCGTCCTCCGGGCCGCGGCCACCGCTGCCGACCCCCGGTACTACGGCTACGAGACCACCGCCGTCGCCGAGTGGCGCCGCGGCGCCGTCGCCCTCGTCGGCGACGCCGCGCACGCCATGCCCCCCGCCCTCGCGCAGGGCGCCGGCTGCGCGATGGCCAACGCCTACACCCTCGCGGTCGCCGCCACCGAGGCCGCCGACGGCGAAGTCGAGGCGGCCCTGGCCCGGTGGGAGGAACTGGAGCGGCCGTTCACCGACCGCTGCCAGCGCCGCTCCGCCGACTTCGCCGCCACCCGCGCGATGTCCGAGGGCAACCAGTTCACGCTGGAGAACCTCGAGACCGCCCTCTACGACCCGACCAACCCCAACCGCCACGCGCTGTCCGTCAGCCCCTGAGAGGAGATGACCTGATGACCCCCGAGGACCAGGTGACCAAGGACTACCAGGTACGGCGCTGGGTCGGCCTGGTCGAGGAGACGCTGCACGAGAACGGCCCGGTCGCCGCCGTGCCGCTGCGCAAGGCCGTCTGCGGCGTCGTGGTCAGGAACCCGTTCGCCGGCCGGTACGCCGACGACCTGTCCCCGCTCACCGCGCCGAGCGCCGCGCTGGGGACGGCGCTCGGCCGGCGGGCCGCGGCCCTCCTCGGCGCCCCGGTGGAGAGCTACGGCAAGGGCGGTCTCGCCGGCCTGGCCGGCGAGCAGGAGCACGTCGTCGCCTGCGTCACCACCGTCTTCGGCAACGCGCTGCGCGAGGCGATCGGCGGCGGCGAGGCGTGGATCTCCTCGGCGACCAAGACCGCCGCCGCCGGCGCCTCCCTGGACATCCCGCTGGCGTACAAGGACGAGGTGTACGTCCGTTCCCACTACGACGCCGTCACCGTCTCCGTACCCGATGTGCCGCGCCCCGACGAGCTGTTCGTCTGCGTGGCCGTCGCCAGCGGCGGCCGGGTCCACGAGCGCGTCGGCGGCCTGACCGCGGCCGAGGCGCGTGCGCAGACCGCGGCCGGCCAGGCCCGGTGAGAAGGAGCAACCCGATGCAGACCAGCGATGCGCTGTACTCCCAGGACGACTCCGTCGCCAACGTGCTCGACAACCTCGCCAGGGCCCACCGGATCCTGGAGATGGAGGGCCACGGCGACATGTCCATGGGCCACCTGTCCTACCGCGACCCGCACGGCCGCGGGCTGTGGCTCAAGCGCGGCAACCTCGGCATGGAGGAGGTCCGGGCCGGCGACTACATCCTCATCGACTTCGACGGCACCGTCCTCGAAGGCCAGGGGCTGCGCCATCTCGAATGGCCGCTGCACGCCGAGATCATGCTCGCCCGGCCCGACGTCAACGTCGTCGGCCACTCGCATCCGTTCCAGGCCACCGTCCTCGGCGCCGGCCGGGGGCGGATCGAGCCGGTGAACAACCACGGCGTGTGGTTCGCCGAGCACGGCGTCCCGCGCTTCGACGCCACCAGCCACATCATCACCACCCAGGAGCTGGGCCGGGACCTCGCCCGCGTACTCGGCGAGGCCGACGCCGTACTCCAGGCCAACCACGGCGCCTCCTTCACGGGCCGCAACGTCCGCGACGCGACGCTCGCCGGGATCTTCCTGGAGAAGGCCGCCGCCTTCCAGCTCGCCCTGGCCGGCTCCGGCCTGCCGTACGACCCGCCGGACGCGGCCGAGAGCGTCGAGAAGAACCTCCGCATCTATCCCGAACGCGCCCGCGAGAACTACTGGATGTACTTCAACCGCAAGCTCGACCGGCTCGAAGCCGCCCGCTGAGCCCGCCCGCGCGGCCGCAGCAGCCGCCGCGGCACAGCACGAAAGGAACCATCGTGAGCATTCCCACCACCAGCGCCGTCCTCGGCTCGGGGAGCATGGGTCCCGGCATCGCCGCGCTGCTCGCCCGTTACGGATCCGACGTACGGCTCTACGACGTGAGCGAGGAGGCCCTGGCGCGGGCGGAGGTGACCTGCGCCGGCGTGGTCGCGCACCTCGACCGCCTCGACGTGCCGGTCACCCCCGGCGGCTCCGTCACCTTTCAACGCGACCAGGCCAAGGCGCTGGCGGGCGCCGGCCTCGTCATCGAGGCGGTGCCGGAGCAACTGGAGCTGAAGAAGACGGTGCTCGCCCAGGTCGAGGCCGCGGTGCGGGACGACACGATCATCGCGACCAACACCTCCGGCATCCCGATCTCCGACATGGCGGTGGACATGGCCCACCCCGAGCGCCTGATCGGCATGCACTGGTCCAACCCGCCGCACCTCATCCCGATGATCGAGATCGTCAGGGGCGCACGCACCGACGATGCCGTCGAGGACCGCCTCGTCGGCATCGTCGAGGCGTTCGGCTACGAGGCCGTGGTCGAGAAGGAGGTGCCGGGATTCGTCGAGAACCGGGTGCTCTACGCCGTGCTGCGCGAGTGCATGGCCCTCGTCGAGGAGGGCGTGGTCTCCCAGCGCGACCTGGACACCGTCGTGAAGTGGGGCGTCGGCTACAAGCTCGCCGTCATCGGCCCGATGCGGCTGGTCGACATGGCGGGCCTGGACATCTACCAGGCCGTGGGCTCCTACCTGAACCGCGACCTGTCCACCGAGACCGGCGTCTCCTCCCTGGTCACCGAGCTGACCGCCGAGGGCAAGCTCGGCATGAAGACGGGCGGCGGACTGTACGAGTACGGCGAGGGCGAAGTCGCCGCCAAGCGCGCCGACATCGTCGACGGCCTGGTGAGCGTCCGCAAGACGCTCTCCGCGATCAAGCCGGTCTGAGCGGACGGGAGCCGACCGTGAACCGCGCACCGCAGCCGGCCGGGCCGGAGCCGCACGCCGCCCCCGCCGCGCCCCCTGACGCGCCGCCGGGCCTGGCGTTCGTGGCCGCCGGAGAGGTCGAGTTGTGCGTGCGCGACGCGGGCGCCGGGCCGGCGGTCGTGCTGCTCCACGGCACGACCGCCAGCCTGGGCGTCTGGGACCCGGTGGTCGACCTGCTGGGCGGGGCGGTACGGACCGTGGCCGTCGACCAGCGCGGCCACGGCCGCAGCGGCAAGCCCGCCGCCGGGTACGGTGCCGCCGCGTACACCGCCGACGTGCTCGCGCTGGTCCGGGCGCTGGGGATCGGCCCGGTGGTCGTCGCCGGGCACTCCCTCGGGGCCCGCAACGCCGTCGTGCTCGCCGCCGCGCACCCCGACGCGGTCGCCGGCGTCGTCGCCGTCGACTACACCCCGTACGTCGAACCCGCCGTGCTCGACGCCCTGGAGACCCGGGTACGCGGCGGCGACCGCACTTTCGCCTCCGGCACGGACGTCGAGACGTACCTGCACGAGCGCTACCCCCTGCTGCCCGCCGATGCCGTACGCCGCCGGCGCCGCTACGGCTACGCCCCGGCCGGCCGGGGCGGGGCGCTGCGCCCGCTCGCCGACCCCGCGGCCATGGTCCGCACCGTCGACGGGCTGCGCCGCGACTTCGCCGCCGAGACCCGGGCCGTCGGCGTACCCGTCACCCTGCTGCGCGGCGAGCACAGCGCGATCGTCTCCCCGCGCGCCTTCGCCGCCACCCGCGCGCTGCGCCCCGACTTCCGCGCCGTCGAACTCCCCGGGCTCGACCACTACGTGCCCGAGGAGGACCCGCGGACCGTCGCGGACGAGATCGTCCGCATGCTCGACCGGACGACGGGCCGACCCCGCCCGCGTCCCGCCACCGAGAGGAATCCAGACCCATGCCCCTGAACATCAAGGACCTCGCCGTCGCCGTCCGCGGCGTCGCCCCCGGCGAGCGGATCCCGGACCGGCACGCCGCCGACCACGGCAACGCCGCCCCCGAGGTCGAGATCACCGGAGTGCCCGCCGGCACGGCGGAACTCGCGCTGATCCTCCACGACCCCGACGCACCGCTGCCGCACGGCTTCACCCACTGGGTGGTCTACGGCATCGACCCGGCCGCGCCCGCGGTGACCGCCCCGGGGCCCGCGGGCACGGTGCGCGAAGGCCCCAACTCCCTTGGCGACAAGGCGTATGCGGGCCCCCAGCCGCCGCCGGGGCACGGCACCCATCACTACTATCTCTGGGTGTACGCCCTCGACACCCCGGTCGCGGGCGAACCGTCGCGCGAGGAGTTCCTCAGCGCGTACGGCGATCGCGTCATCGAGCAGAACCGGCTCGTCGGCACCTACTCCGCCTGACGCACCCCCGGGGCCACACCACGAGTACAGAAGGCGAGCGCATCGTGTCTGAAGGGCGGGAGCGGACCCCCGGCGTGGACAGCGCCAGGAGGGTGCTGAAGATCCTTCTCCTCTTCACGGAGAAGGGGCCGGAGCTGAGCGTGGAGGAGATCGCGCACTCCGTCGGCATCTCGGTGCCCTCCGCGTACCGGTTCGTCTCGCTGCTGCGCGAGATGGACATGGTGGAGGACAACGGCGGCGGCACGTACGTGCTCTCGCCGCGGATCTTCCTGCTGGCCCGCAGCGCGGAGCAGGCGTTCCCCGTCTCCAAGGTGCTCCGCCCGCTCGTCGAGCGGCTGTCGAAGGACACCGGCGAGGCGGCGCTGGTGATCCGGCGCGTGGGCGACTTCGCGACTTGCGTGGAGATGAGCCAGCCCGAGCACACGATCCGGCTGTCGTTCGAGCCGGGGCAGATCATGAGCCTGCACCGCGGCGCAGGGCCCAAGGTGCTGCTCGCCGCGATGGGCGAGGCGTGGGCGCAGCGGTACTTCGACCGGCTGCGGCCCGCGCCGTCGGCCGCCGAGCGGGACGCGGTGCTGGCCGAGGTGCAGGGCGTGGCCGCGCAGGGGTGGTCCAAGAGCGAGGCGGAGGTCGACGAGGGCGTGTGGGCGGTGGCCGCGCCGATCGGGGTCGGCGAGAAGGTCGTCGCCGCGGTCACGGTCGCGGGCCCGCACTTCCGCATCGACGACGAGCGCGCCGGGCACATCACGGAGCGCGTTGTGGCCGCCGCGGCGGAGCTGTCCGACTCACTCAGCACCTGGCGGCGCTAGGGTCTGTCTTCCATCTCGCGTCGTTCGCCCGCAGGGCGGGCGGGGCAGGGGGCACCGCCCACGCCCCCCGGGGCGTAGGGGGAGTCTGGTGCGTGCGATCGCAAGGCGGAGGGCCGACCGCATAGTGGGCCTCTTCGGTCGATCCCGACAACGCAGCGAGCGTGCGTGCCAGGCTCCCCCACAGCGCGCTGCGCGCGCGTGGGCGGTACCCCCAGCCGCAGACGGGAGATTGAAGGCAGACCCTAGCGCACCCTAGCGCCCGCCCCGGGGGGTGCCACCGTCGGCCTCGCGTGGCGCGGTGGCACCCCCCGGGGCGGACGCCTGCCTCAACCGCCCGCCACGGTCCCCATGAGGGCCGAGAACGACGCGGGGTCGGTGTCGAAGCCCTGCACCACCGGGCGGAACCGCCAGGTGCCGGCGGGCTCGCGGACGAACTCCGCGACGGTGGCCGCGGTCGCGTCCGCCACCCCGGCGAAGTCGTCGGCGGCCAGCTCGGCGTAGCCCTCGCGGATCTGCACTCCGGTGCTCGCCACCTCGCCGAACGTCCGCCGGCCGGCGCCCTGCTGGATCGCGACGCCGACGACCACGCGCCCGTACGCGGGGGCGATCCGCGCGAACTCCAGCGTCATCACCTCGTCGGCGCCGAAGCCCTGGCCGGTCTGGCTCTGCCGCTGCAGGGTGATCGTGCCGTCGGGGGAGCGGCTGTCGAAGTGGACCAGGTAGGCCGGCTCGCCCCGCGGGTCGTCGGCTCGGTACGTCGCCGCGATCAGGTCCAGGTCGTGGGGCGGCGCGCCGAGCGGGCTGGGGTCCCACTTCAGCGCGATCTCCACCTTGCCGACACCCCTGTTGAGACCGGTCACCGGGCTCCCCTCTCCCGTACTCCTGCGTGCTCCTGGCGCAACTGCCCGGCGCGGTCCGCCGGTTGCCCTATCGTGTCACGTCCCACCGCGCGGGGGAGCGGCGCGCGGGGAGCGCGGGGCGGCACGCACCGCGGGGGCGCGCCCCGGGGCCGCACGGGGGAGCACCGGGTCGCGCGGAGCGGCTTGCGCGGCGGTTACACCAGAGGACCGGTCCACTGGCGCCGCGGCGCCCGATTGACGGTCCGTGTGCGGCGCGTCACGCTCGGGCCGTCCGCCACCCGTGTCCGACCGGCGGGCTCTCGGCACCCGTACGCCACCCCCACATGGCACTTCGGACTGTCATGTACGGGCCAATCTGAAGGGAGCTCGAACACATGGCTTGCAGTACGAACTACCTCTGGCGCGGCGAGGCCACCTGGTTCTGCTGCGGCGCCGCCTGGGGCCCCTGCGGCTCCGCCGGCGGCGGCGCCTGCGGCAACTGCCGCTCCGCCTCGAACCACGGCGCCTGGCCGAACGCCTCCGCGGCGTGCTGGGACATCACCCGGCCCGACCTGTGCGGCGAGGGCGGCATCCCGCGG
The Streptomyces sp. CNQ-509 DNA segment above includes these coding regions:
- a CDS encoding ABC transporter substrate-binding protein, with product MFPSGKKIRKSRKTVAGIAGATTAALLLAACGGDSGGDSADGGLDKVTIQLDYQLRGNHGMFYVADKLGYFKDEGIDVDTIKTGTGSPDALRIVGTGGADFGFADLPSLVTARSQEVPVTTLAAVNQTSPLAMCTVKDENKLTSIDDLKGMTVGIHAAGSTFLFYQALLGDNGLDRGDLKEVSVTPPYENYLIQGKVDTVPCYIDAEVPQLEDAAGGEGSLDVLLGSDYGYEAYGSGLFTSDDMVKNDPGLVQRFTNAYIKAFGYVMENPDKTAQILAESSPETRDKADLFERQIQADIDHTFTSAVTEKHGLGAMDKQAWQATIDALADQDVLKGSPPSVADVHQEKFVEKAAKTGAGSGAGNDAGN
- a CDS encoding NAD(P)/FAD-dependent oxidoreductase produces the protein METTVDRRKRHAEVSGAGFAGLTAAAALARCGWSVRVHEKGAELREQGAGIVLWHNSLKVLKAIGAYEAVMADSMTPPHYETRFQHASVSHEDFGGLPWRTMTRPYLHKCLLDAALAAGVEIRTGSEVVAADPRGRLTLASGETLYADLVVGADGVKSKVRDSIGFEQERWKSRDGITRFLVPRHKAELGPGEWDNVIDFWNLEPRYLRVLYVPCNDRELYLALGAPRADEQGSRTPIDLDLWTSAYPELTPVLRAAATAADPRYYGYETTAVAEWRRGAVALVGDAAHAMPPALAQGAGCAMANAYTLAVAATEAADGEVEAALARWEELERPFTDRCQRRSADFAATRAMSEGNQFTLENLETALYDPTNPNRHALSVSP
- a CDS encoding amino acid synthesis family protein, whose protein sequence is MTPEDQVTKDYQVRRWVGLVEETLHENGPVAAVPLRKAVCGVVVRNPFAGRYADDLSPLTAPSAALGTALGRRAAALLGAPVESYGKGGLAGLAGEQEHVVACVTTVFGNALREAIGGGEAWISSATKTAAAGASLDIPLAYKDEVYVRSHYDAVTVSVPDVPRPDELFVCVAVASGGRVHERVGGLTAAEARAQTAAGQAR
- a CDS encoding class II aldolase/adducin family protein produces the protein MQTSDALYSQDDSVANVLDNLARAHRILEMEGHGDMSMGHLSYRDPHGRGLWLKRGNLGMEEVRAGDYILIDFDGTVLEGQGLRHLEWPLHAEIMLARPDVNVVGHSHPFQATVLGAGRGRIEPVNNHGVWFAEHGVPRFDATSHIITTQELGRDLARVLGEADAVLQANHGASFTGRNVRDATLAGIFLEKAAAFQLALAGSGLPYDPPDAAESVEKNLRIYPERARENYWMYFNRKLDRLEAAR
- a CDS encoding 3-hydroxyacyl-CoA dehydrogenase NAD-binding domain-containing protein: MSIPTTSAVLGSGSMGPGIAALLARYGSDVRLYDVSEEALARAEVTCAGVVAHLDRLDVPVTPGGSVTFQRDQAKALAGAGLVIEAVPEQLELKKTVLAQVEAAVRDDTIIATNTSGIPISDMAVDMAHPERLIGMHWSNPPHLIPMIEIVRGARTDDAVEDRLVGIVEAFGYEAVVEKEVPGFVENRVLYAVLRECMALVEEGVVSQRDLDTVVKWGVGYKLAVIGPMRLVDMAGLDIYQAVGSYLNRDLSTETGVSSLVTELTAEGKLGMKTGGGLYEYGEGEVAAKRADIVDGLVSVRKTLSAIKPV
- a CDS encoding alpha/beta fold hydrolase encodes the protein MNRAPQPAGPEPHAAPAAPPDAPPGLAFVAAGEVELCVRDAGAGPAVVLLHGTTASLGVWDPVVDLLGGAVRTVAVDQRGHGRSGKPAAGYGAAAYTADVLALVRALGIGPVVVAGHSLGARNAVVLAAAHPDAVAGVVAVDYTPYVEPAVLDALETRVRGGDRTFASGTDVETYLHERYPLLPADAVRRRRRYGYAPAGRGGALRPLADPAAMVRTVDGLRRDFAAETRAVGVPVTLLRGEHSAIVSPRAFAATRALRPDFRAVELPGLDHYVPEEDPRTVADEIVRMLDRTTGRPRPRPATERNPDPCP
- a CDS encoding YbhB/YbcL family Raf kinase inhibitor-like protein, which produces MPLNIKDLAVAVRGVAPGERIPDRHAADHGNAAPEVEITGVPAGTAELALILHDPDAPLPHGFTHWVVYGIDPAAPAVTAPGPAGTVREGPNSLGDKAYAGPQPPPGHGTHHYYLWVYALDTPVAGEPSREEFLSAYGDRVIEQNRLVGTYSA
- a CDS encoding IclR family transcriptional regulator, with protein sequence MSEGRERTPGVDSARRVLKILLLFTEKGPELSVEEIAHSVGISVPSAYRFVSLLREMDMVEDNGGGTYVLSPRIFLLARSAEQAFPVSKVLRPLVERLSKDTGEAALVIRRVGDFATCVEMSQPEHTIRLSFEPGQIMSLHRGAGPKVLLAAMGEAWAQRYFDRLRPAPSAAERDAVLAEVQGVAAQGWSKSEAEVDEGVWAVAAPIGVGEKVVAAVTVAGPHFRIDDERAGHITERVVAAAAELSDSLSTWRR
- a CDS encoding TerD family protein, producing the protein MTGLNRGVGKVEIALKWDPSPLGAPPHDLDLIAATYRADDPRGEPAYLVHFDSRSPDGTITLQRQSQTGQGFGADEVMTLEFARIAPAYGRVVVGVAIQQGAGRRTFGEVASTGVQIREGYAELAADDFAGVADATAATVAEFVREPAGTWRFRPVVQGFDTDPASFSALMGTVAGG